AGACCAAGGGGGAACAGATGGCAGCTGGAGGGCCCACAGGTATAACCAGGGTCCTCCCAGGGGTAAGGCCATTCCTGCCATCACCACTGGCCTCACTTGACCAACACTGACAGCGACCTGCTACCTTTGCAGAATCCCTCCATGTGTCCCCACAACAACTCTGTGCCCAGGCCTGGCTTGGCCGCTGATCCCCTCCTACGCTGGCCAGCTGGGCTGAAGCCCTATCCCATCAAGTTTTGCCGGCAGCTCTGCACTTGATCAGTGAGGTGGAGtgcccctccctgctgcccccaggtGCCCGTGGCCCCACTTGCCAACACCTACCTGGAGCTGGAGGTCATGGCTGCTCTGCATGGATGCAGGTGGCCAGGCAGGGTCAGGAGGGCAGTGAGGCAGGGTGGTGCTGGGTTGCCCCTGCAGTCTGCTCACATCACTTGGGGCTGGGATAGCCAGTCTGTCCTTGCTCTGCCTTgtgggctcagctgggctgtCGCTGTGGCTGCTGCCAGTGCCTGGAGAGCTGTCCTTGGAGTCAGGGGTGGGAAAGGGGCTAAGCTGTGGGGCCTCTGGAATGGCGTCTCTTAGGCGGCCACCTGGGTGCTGGACACTTGGCGCCCGTCCTCTCACCCACCTGTAAGTTTCCTGGGTCTGCAGCCCCATCGGTACCCACCGCTCTTGCTTGGCAGCTGGGCTGGGGTCTGCACCATAAGAGCCCGGTATAACCAAGGGTTCCTGTAGAAGTGCCCGGGGAGGACAGGCAGGGCTCCCTGTGAGCTGGCTTCCCCTCAGGGAGTGGGGTGGGTGCTCTCGACTCCCAGGTGTGTCCTCTGGTGTACCCAGTGCCCCTTGCACAGATGGGGGCCGACCCCTGCACAAACTGGGAGGAAGGTCACGGGCTGGCCCTTCCCATGAAAGACAGGGGTCAGCCACAGTTGAACACGGGTGGCTGAAGGAGTCAGGCTGGgtctgccctgctccctgccctgacCCCCACTCCATGGGGACCACTACTGGCTGGCCCTGGATGGGGGAATCCCAAATGCTGACAAAGTGACGAGTGCCACATGGGTTGACACAGGAGGTGGGGTCTGAGGTGATCAAAGGCCTCTGACACTGACCGCCGTGTCTGAGTGTCCAGGGCATGGATTCTTTGCAAAAATCTAGAACACCAGGGCCTGGCTGAGCCAGGTGTCCGGGGACATTTTCTTCCAAAGAGAGTGAAGGTGTGTGGTTTGGCGGAAACACCTGAGCAGGCTGGCTGGGACTCGAGGCCTTAGGCAGTGGGCCGAGGTAAAATATTGCTGGATTCTGGCATATCTCCAAATCCACAGGTGCTGCCTGGCTGTGCTGAAGCTGCCTCTGTGGGGGGCTCTGGAGTGTGGGGCCAGAGATGGGAAAATGGTGAGGATGTGCTTGAAGGTAGCTGGGCACTGTGCTTGTGTCCTGAGGGGAAGTTACTTCCCTGGCTGGCTGCGCTCGGCCCAGAGAAGACTGTGGCCTCAGGGTCTGTGGAGCAGTTGTGCCGGCGAGTGAGGGCAAGCCCACATCCCCTCTGCCAAGAAAAAATGCCTCCTTCTTGCTATGGGGGCCCCTTCTCTGGCTgggaggcagcaggcagcagtTCTGAGGCCCTGCAGAGTCTGAGTCAGCCCTGAGAAGGTCCTCTTCCCACAGATGCTGGTCAAGGTCGGCGACCCCCAGGTGCTGGAGAGTGGAGCAGAGATCGGGCTGTTCTTCCATGTCCTTCTCCAGCAGGGTCTCGATGAGGGTCAAGAGGGAGCTGtcttcctcttgctctttctcctccttgtccTCACATCTGTCATGAGACCCCCACCTCTCCAAGGGTGAGCCTTGAGGGGTGGGAGTGATGCAGGACAAGTACATGGGTTCATCTTGCTGCATCGTGGCTCCAAGGAGAGAGCCCTGGTACACAGGGCCCTGGCCAGTGGCAGGGCCATTCCTTGCCTTGGTCCTATTCCTGGCTGGGAGGGTGGTCAGGGGGCCTGAGGGGCTGCTCTCATACAGGATGGCCTCCCCTGTGGTGAAGGTGAATGGCAGCTGCGGCCCGCTTGTGCAGGTGCTCCTCCCCCTCCGCATTCCTGAGGTTAAGGAAACACAAGACCAAATGTGACAATGGGGATATGAACAAGAAAGGGGTCTCCTGGCCAGCGGACAGTAGTGGCCAAGTTACCGAACAAGTGAGCAAGGGGGCAGGACATCATCTGTTCTGGTTTTTCCATCCAAGGAAGAACAAGTCATAAGATTGAATTTGCTTCTTGTATCTTTTGGAGAATGAAATCTTGGTCAATGCTTTCTATCTTGGATTCTGTAATAGTCTCAGAGGAAACTGCTTATTTGTGGGATGAGTATTCCAAAAATCCATGGAGAAATTCCCTAAACTTCAAGTTTATTtcgaaaagaaaaaatcattacACAAATATGACATATGCAACCGCTTTTCACTGGGGAAGACAATTTCTCCcttccatcctcctcttcttcccttccaaaaGACATATGGGACATGGCTGCTGTAGGGCTGCTGCCACAGTCACGTGAGACCAGGCTCAGCAAGGGGATAACCTTCCGTCTCTGGCCTGACTTCACTTGGAATCCCACATTTGGTTTGGAGCCCCACAAAGGAAAACTGACTGAACCAAAATAGAGTGTCTTTGGCAGAAGCTGACCAGGACGGTGTGGGCACAGGAAACCCTATCACTAGAGGGACCTTTAGAGAAGTTGGTATCTCACCCAAAGATCTCTGGTCATACCCTTTGTCTTTAAGACTATTTTGATATTAATACAGCCACTCTGGCTTTCTTATGCTTACTGTTTgtattatatatcttttttacaTCAGATTACTTTCAACCTGTttgtgtcattattttaaaatgtatctcttGTAGAAGGCATATTGTTGACTGCTGCTTTCttatccattctgacaatctgtatcttttaattggagcattttATTCATTAACATTTAATGGAATTATTGATATGGCTGGATTTGGGTCTTCTATATTACTATTCACTTTCTGTTTGTcccctctgtttttctgtttctctgttcatCCCTTTCTTGCCTAGatacatgcattttttaaagaaatttattttaatttacatactGGATTTTTTGCTgtatcttttgcatttttttaatggttgctcTAGGAATTACAATATACACTCTTAACATTTCAACGTCTACTTACAATTAGTACTGTGCCACTCTTACATAAAACATAAGCACCTTGCAACTGTATAGTCTATGTACTCCCAATAACCATCCTTTATACTAGAGTTGTCATATATATCACATCCATGTTATAAATCTCACACTATGTGATATTTTTGGCTTTAAGCAGTTACATGTATTTtgtaaaaagggagaaatataaccttttatatttatccacatgTTTACCATCTCCCACCCTCTCCATTCCTTTTTCAAGGTTCAAGGTTTTAGTGGATATCATTGCCTTTACCTTAACaaatttcttttagcatttcttgtagtgcaggcCTAATGGCAACAAATTCTTAgccttttaaaagtgaaaatgtctttatttgctatcattttttttttattaatgttatgatagattacaaccttgtgagatttcagttgtacatttttgttagtcatgttgtgggtacaccacttccccctccgtaccctccccccaccccccccttttccctggtaaccaccgatcagatctccttctcaatatactaatttccacctatgagtggagtcatatagagttcgtctttctctgactgacttatttcgcttaacataatgccctcgaggtccatccacgttgttgtgaatgggccaatttcgtctttttttttggctgagtagtattccattgtgtatatataccacatcttctttatccaatcatcagtttctgggcatgtaggctggttccacgtcttggctattgtaaataatgctgcgatgaacataggggtgcaacggactcttgagatatctgatatcaggttcttaggatagatacccagtaatgggatggctgggtcatagggtatttctatttttaactttttgagaaatctccatactgttttccatagtggctgtaccagtttgcattcccaccaacagtgtatgagggttcctctttctccacaacctctccaacatttgtcgttcttggttttggatgtttttgccaatctaacgggggtaaggtgatatcttagtgtagttttgatttgcatttccctgatgattagcgatgatgaacatcttttcatgtgtctattggccatattcatatcttcttttgagaaatgtctgttcatgtcctctgcccattttttgatcgggttgtttgtttttttgttgttaagcagtgtgagttctttgtatattatggagattaaccctttgtcggataagtggcttgtaaatattttttcccaattagtgagctgtttttttgtttcaattctgttttcccttgccttgaagaagctctttagtctgatgaagtcccatttgtttattctttctattgtttccctcaactgaggagttacagtgtccgaaaagattcttttgaaactgatgtcaaagagtgtactgcctatattctcttccaaaagacttattgtctcaggcctaatatttaggtctttgatccattttgagtttattttggtgtgtggtgaaaaagaatggtcaattttcaatcttttgcatgtggctgtccagttttcccagcaccatttgttgaagagactttcttttctccactgtaggccctctgctcctttgtcgaagattagctgtccatagatgtgtggttttatctctgggctttcaattctgttccattgatctgtggacctgtttttgtaccagtaccatgctgttttgatcactgtagctttgtagtatgttttgaaatcggggattgtgattccgccggctttgtttttcttgctcaggattgctttagcaattcgcggtcttttgttcccccatatgaattttaggattgtttgttcaatttctgtgaagaatgttcttgggattctgattgggatagcattgaatctgtatattgctttaggtagtatggacattttaactatgtttattcttccaatccatgtgcaaggaatgtttttccatctctttatgtcatcgcctatttctttcaagaaagtcttgtagttttcattgtatagatccttcacttctttggttaactttatcccaaggtattttattcttttcgttgcaattgtgaatgggatagagttcttgagttctttttctgttagtttattgttagtgtatagaaatgctaatgatttatgcacgttaattttataccctgctactttgctgtagttgttgattatttctaatagtttttctgtggattctttggggttttctatgtataggatcatgtcgtctgcaaacaatgagagttttacttcttcgttacctatttggattccttttatttctttttcctgccgaattgctctggccagcacctccagtactatgttgaataggagtggtgaaagtgggcacccttgtcttgttcctgtcctcagagggatggctttcagcttttgtccattgagtatgatgttggctgtgggtctatcatatatggcctttattatgttgaggtactttccttctatacccattttactgagggtttttatcataaatgggtgttggatcttgtcgaatgctttctctgcatctattgcgatgatcatgtggtttttgtttttcattttgttgatgtagtgtatcacgttgattgacttgcggatgttgaaccatccctgtgtccctggtataaatcccacttgatcatggtgtataatctttttgatgtattgctgtaatcggtttgccaaaattttgttgaggatttttgcatctatgttcatcagtgatatcggcctgtagttctccttctttgtgttgtccttgtcaggtttggggatcagagtgatgttggcttcatagaatgtgttagggagttctccatctttctcaattttctggaacagtttgaggagaataggtattaagtcttctttgaatgtttggtagaattctccagagaagccgtctggtcctggactcttgtttttggggaggtttttgattaccgtttctatttccttacttgtgattggtctattcagattctccatttcttcctgattcagtttggggagattgtaggagtctaggaatttgtccatttcttccaggttgttcaatttgttggcatatagtttttcatagtattctcttatgatctcttgtatttcattggtatctgttgtgatttctcctctgtcattcctgattttattaatttgcgatttctctatttctctcttcttttcttggtgagtctggctaggggtttgtcaattttgttaattctttcgaagaaccaactctttgtttcattgatcctttctattgtcttttttgtttcaatatcgtttatttctgctcttatttttattatttccctccttctactgactctgggctttgtttgttcttctttttctagttctgttaggtgtcgtttgaggttgcttacgtgagctttttcttgtttagtgaggtgagcctgtattgcaatgaatttccctcttaggactgcttttgctgcatcccaaatgatttggtatgtcgtgttctcattttcatttgtctccagataatatttgatttcttctttaatttcttcaatgatccattgtttgttgagaagcgtgttgtttagtctccacatttttgcacctttctctgcttttttcttgtagttgatttctagtttaatagcgttatgatcagaaaagatgcttgatattatttaaactctcttgtatttattgatgtttgctttggttcccaaaatatggtcaatccttgagaatgttccatgtgcacttgagaagaatgtgtaacctgctgtttttggatgaagtgttctatatatatctattaagttcatctggtctaatttttcatttaattctattatttccttgttgattttctgtctggatgttctgtccattggtgttaatggtgtgttgaggtcccctactattattgtattgttgttgatgtcttcttttagttctattaagagttgctttacaaattttggtgctcctgtgttgggtgcgtatatatttataagtgttatgtcttcttggtggagagtcccttttatcattatatactgtccctctttatctttctttatctgttttgctttgaaatctaccttgtctgatattagtatagcgacacctgctttcttttgttcattattagcttggagtattgttctccatcccttcactctgagtctgtgtttgtctttggggctgaggtgtgtttcctggaggcagcatattgttggatcttgttctttgatccatcctgccactctgtgtcttttgattggggagttcaatccatttacatttagagtgattattgagacgtgggggcctaccactcccattttgtgtcttgttttccggttttcttcagtttcctttgtttctcgtcccatggtttaatctgttctgatgtagagctgctactctctgttgttgtccttctacttatctcctctgctcttggttttgtagcccctttccttttttggatttttcaggaatgagggttttcctgaggatttcctgaagaggaggttttgtggcaatgaactcccttaatttttgtttatctgggaaagtttttatttctccatcgtatttgaaggatattttcgctgggtagagaattctcggctgtagatttttgtccttcagacttttgaatatatcattccactctcttctagcctgtaaagtttctgctgagaaatctgctgatagcctgatgggggttcctttgtaggttagtttcttttgcctggctgtccttaatattttctccttgtcgttgacttttgctagcttcactactatatgccgtggagttggtcttcttgcattgataaagtttggagatctattggcttctgtcacctgaagatccatctccctcaccagatttgggaagttctcagccattatttctttgaataggttttctgcccctttctccttctcttctccctctggtatacctataatccttacattgcatctcctaattgtgtctgataattctcggagagtttcttcatttcttttaagtcttgcttctctctcctcctctgcctgcaacaattctatattgccatcttccaaattgctaattctttcctccatattatcggccctactgttcagagcatctagatttttcttaatctcctctattgtgttcttcatttccaatatttctgtttggttcttctttatcgtatcaaactcttttgtgacatagctcctgaactcgttgagttgtcggtcagagttctctcttaactcattgagaatcttaatgatggctgttttgaagtcatcgtcatttaggttatatatctcattttctttgggattgttttctgtgtatttgttactttctttctgttctggagatttaatgtattttttcatattgcttgatgttgttgatttgtgcctccgcatggagatagagtttagttgctcctttcacttgtttcagctgctgcggtggggggagcagctgtttatacttcaccaaccaggaaccctgtccgtagttgctaactgggcctgggcccctcttcgtagccacagtggccctttggattccctcctctgccatgggggccgtcacaggggggcttcaggctgcaggtgcctactgttgcagcccacctagatgtgctctctccttggggtctgcaacggtgttatgggcttttccagcggccaggggtgggatcacttatatttgtcactccgttgctgtcggcacccaccaaatctcacttgtcc
The window above is part of the Equus quagga isolate Etosha38 chromosome 21, UCLA_HA_Equagga_1.0, whole genome shotgun sequence genome. Proteins encoded here:
- the LOC124231551 gene encoding leucine-rich repeat extensin-like protein 5, encoding MPWTLRHGGQCQRPLITSDPTSCVNPCGTRHFVSIWDSPIQGQPVVVPMEWGSGQGAGQTQPDSFSHPCSTVADPCLSWEGPARDLPPSLCRGRPPSVQGALGTPEDTPGSREHPPHSLRGSQLTGSPACPPRALLQEPLVIPGSYGADPSPAAKQERWVPMGLQTQETYRWVRGRAPSVQHPGGRLRDAIPEAPQLSPFPTPDSKDSSPGTGSSHSDSPAEPTRQSKDRLAIPAPSDVSRLQGQPSTTLPHCPPDPAWPPASMQSSHDLQLQIPMEVTPAGL